The genomic stretch GAAACTCTCTCTGAATGCACCTACAATCTTCAGGAAGTCTGATACGGGATATTCACGATTCATCAATTCGAGAATACGATCATCTCCGCTCTGAACGGGCAGATGAAGGAACTTGAACACCTTATGACTGGAATATGACCTTATCAGGTCAGGGAGGATCTCCAAGGTATTCCGAGGTTCCATCATGCCTACGCGTAGCATGAAGTCGTCTTCTATGGAAGCAATTCGGTCTATGAGCGTGTTTAACCTTAATCCAATATCCTTCCCATAAGCCGCGGTGTCAAGGGAGGAAATCCTGACCTCTCTTATGCCCTTTTCCAGCTGCATAATAACCTGGTTCCGTATTTTTTCAGGGTGCCGAGATAGCAGTTTTCCTCGGGCCAGGTGGGATATGCAGAAGTTGCAGCTACCCGTGCAACCCTGATTTATTGGAATACCCTCAAAGATTGAGGGTTCCCTTATCTCAATATCATCCAGCATGCCAGTGTATAGGTTCCTGAAATCCATGCTGTTTGCCACCTCCACGTTTTCACCTGAAAGCGTTCCGGCGCTTACGGTGGAAAGGCAGCCCATAACCCTCACCTTGGATATCTGTGAAAGATCCTGAATCCTCCTTATCATCCTCTCTTCTGTCTGCCTGATCACGACACACGTACCCATCACAATCAGGTCCGCATCCTCAGGCCTAGTGACCAGCTCTCCGCCTTTCCCAAGGAGGGAATTCACATAAAGACCAGTCTCAGACTTGGACTGGGTGCACCCGTAGGACTCGGAATATATCTTCATCTGTTCGCCTCATCACGACCTGATATTTTTCTGTTGCCCCCGGGTGGCGAAATAATTTATCCTGAAAGTTTCCCTGCGGATCAGGCCTGGATTTTTGTTTCAGTGCTGGGTTGGCCTTTCGCGGAAATCTACACCTAAGATAATTTCAGGCTGTATGACACCCTTATCAACAAAAATTTAGGAAATTATTTTGGAATGCCGCCCTTCATGATCTCAGAGAACCTTTTTTCATCTATTTTCCCGGTAGCCACGGCAAGCTCCTTGATAGACTTCCCCGTGGTTAGGGCTTCCCTGACGATCTTTGCCACGCTATCGTAGCCAAGATACGGGTTCAGGAGTGCAGCTGATCCAAAGCTTCTGGATAGGTGTTCCTGGCAGACCTCCTCGTTTGCGGTTATTCCCTCTATGAGCTTTTCCCTGAACATCTTCATTCCGTTTGTCATTATGTCTATCGACCGGTTCAGCTCATAGTCGATGTGAGGCATCATCACGTTGAGTTCAAACTGCCCGGCCTGGACGGATACGTTCAGGGCATGTTGTGCACCCATGATGGAGTGGCAGATCATGTTCATCGCTTCAGCGATCGACGGATTAACCTTTCCCGGCATTATAGATGACCCCTGCTGCACCGCGGGAATTGTGATCTCGTGCATACCCGTTCCAGGGCCGGAATACATTAATCTGATGTCATTGGCCATCTTCGTGATATCCAGTGCTGCATTGGTTACAGAATTCATCAGCCTGGAGAAATCAGTCATGAACTCCATGATCCCCGGGAGGTTACCGCTCTCCCTGAAGTTTAGAGAGGTGAATTTCCTGATTTCAGAGACAACGTTCTTCTGGAATCCCGGAGACGTGTTGATCCCAGTGCCTACAGCCGTGCCGCCAATGTTCAGCTCCAGGATATAATCGACAGCTGTCTTGAACTCGCCGAGATCCTTTTCCAGGGCATATGCGTAGGCGGAGAATTCTGTCCCAAGGGTTATCGGTGCGGCATCCTGAAGATGTGTCCTCCCAGCCTTAACGGTATGCCTGAACTCCTCCCCCTTCTTCTTCAGTGCATCTACAAGGCGCTGTGCTTCGGGTATATATTTCATTGCCTTTGTTACTGCCGTGACCCTGATCATTGTGGGATAAACGTCATTTGTGGACTGGCTCATGTTCACATGGTCATTGGGGTGTATGACGGCATAGTCACCCTTCTTCTTTCCCATGACCTCGAGAGCAACGTTGGCAATAACCTCATTAGCGTTCATGTTGTAAGATGTGCCCGCTCCGGCCTGGAACAGATCTATGACAAACTGTTCATGAAACTCCCCTGCCAGGATGCGGTCGCATGCCTTCATTATGGCGTCCTTCTTGTCATCCGGAAGCTTGCCTCCCTTGTTGTTTGCTGATGCGGCAGCCTTCTTTATTATGGTCATTGAATTTATGTGGTCAGAGTCGGCAGTCAGGCCCGTGATCATGAAATTGCCCATCGCCCTGACGGTGTTGACGCCGTAGTACTTGCTGTCATCTATGGATACTTCACCAAGAACGTCCTTCTCTTTCCTTTGCATGTACATGACATGGCGAGAGATTATATAGCAATTTTCAGGGTTCACGCATCGCCTCTTGATCATTATGGAGTAATGCAAACAAATCCGGAATAAATGGGATTAGTGATCAGGAACAACCAGAAAACCTATTGGCGTAAAGGAGCAAGTAGATGAAAAACCACATAAAAGCTATCAGAAATGGTGGCATGAAACCAACTGGATATGATGCTAAAGCAGGGGAAACGGGCTTTGATCCAGAGCTTCCCAAACCAGTAATGGGCATTGAGTTCGATTGGAACAGAGTAAGACACACCGAGTGGGCGTCTTACTGTAGTTCCAGCAGAACCTATAAGATGAAAAGAGAAAGATTTGGAAGACGCTATTTGTTAAAGAATAATAAGTAAAAGCTTATAAAACGTTTAATACTTTTTTTCAATCGTGTGGAAGGTAATGCGTATGAAGGATACCGAGGTAGTGATTAGAGTCGCTGGCGCAGCTGGAGATGGTGTCCAGTCAGCAGGGCTAATAATCGCAAAGGCATTCTCTAGAAGTGGATTGTACGTCAATACATACAATTACTACCAGAGTCTGATTAGAGGTGGACAAAGCTGGTACCAGATAAGAGCCGCCCATGACAGGGTTAAGAGTCAGGGAGACGGTCTTGATGTTCTGATAGCGCTCAACAAAGACGGTGTGGAGAGACACACGAACCCGATGATAAACGAGGGTGGTGCATCGCCCCTGGAGGGTATAGCAATTTTTGACAAGGGAATCACTGGTTTTGAGAAGCGGAATGTTACATATTGCGCAATGCCGCTTGAGGAAATTGCCGCGAAGCATGGTAAGAACCCCCTGATGAAGAATACGGTAGCCATCGGAGCCCTTGCCGCTGCCATAAACCTGAATTTTGATATCGTTGCCGGAGTCATAGCGGAACAGTTCGGGCACAAGGGAGATGTGGCGGACCAGAATGTCAGTGCCGCGAAAGAGGGTTTTGATTATTATTCCGCAAATTTCAAGAAGATCAGCAAGAACTTACAGTACAGCGGCAAAGGGAAGTATCTGATGGCCGGCGGCGAAGCCGTTGGCCTCGGTGCTGTGAGTGGCGGGTTGAAGATGTACGTGGGTTACCCCATGACTCCTGCCACTTCCGTCATGCATTTTCTTGCCTCTCATGCAAAGCAGTTTGACATTTTCCTGAAGATATCCGAGGACGAGATTTCTGCTATAAACATGGCCATTGGCGCGAACTATGCAGGCGTGCGTGCCATGACGGGATCATCAGGTGGAGGTTTCGCTTTGATGACAGAAGCTGTCGGGATGTCAGGCATGATGGAGGTNNNNNNNNNNNNNNNNNNNNNNNNNNNNNNNNNNNNNNNNNNNNNNNNNNNNNNNNNNNNNNNNNNNNNNNNNNNNNNNNNNNNNNNNNNNNNNNNNAGGACGAGATTTCTGCTATAAACATGGCCATTGGCGCGAACTATGCAGGCGTGCGTGCCATGACGGGATCATCAGGTGGAGGTTTCGCTTTGATGACAGAAGCTGTCGGGATGTCAGGCATGATGGAGGTACCACTGGTGGTCTACGAGGCACAGAGGTCAGGACCGTCAACAGGATTGCCAACCAAGACAGAGCAGGGCGATCTCATGCAGGTAATAGGGGCTTCACAGGGGGACTACCCGAAGGTTGTTTTCGCCCCGAGAACTGTGGAAGAAGCATTCTACCTGACAAGAGAAGCACTTAACCTGGCGGAGAGGCTGCAGATTCCGGTATTTGTCATGTCTGATCTGTACCTTGCAGAGCATTATGAGACAATTGATGATCTTGATCTGAATTTCAAGTTAGAGAGAGGCATGCACGCAAAGGACAATGAGCCGGATTACAGGAGATACAGGTATACTGAAAATGGAATATCCAGCAGGGCTCTACCCGGGCAGGTCGGCCTGATGCACAATGAGGACTCTGACGAGCATAATGAATTCGGCGCAGTGGTGAGCGATGCTGACACCGATCCGACGCTCAGAAAGAAATCCATGGAGAAGAGGATGAAGAAGATGGCAATATATATGAAAGAGATACCTTCCACGGACACTTATAAATTCAGCGATGCTGAATATGCCATTGTACAGTGGGGATCGACCCAGGGAGTGGTGGAAGAGGCCATAGATTCACTCAGATCAAGGGGAATAAAGGCTGGTGCAGTGGAGATAAGCAGAGTTTATCCGCTTAACCCCGACATAGGTAAGCTCCTTTCAGGAAAGAAGAAGATAATCGTTGTAGAGAACAACTATTCTGGACAGATGAATCGTCTGATCAGATCTGAGTTCCTGGTCAAGACGGAACTGGTAACGAAGTACGACGGTGAGAGTTTCTATCCAGGAGCACTCGCAGAAGAACTTGAATCAATTATCAGGAGGAATTGATATGGTTACAATTGCAGACTATAGGGGAAGTGTCAAGCCTGACTGGTGCCCGGGATGCGGCAATTTTGCCCAGCTATCAGCCATAAGCGGCGCGCTCGTGGAACTAGGTATTGAGCCAAAGGATACTGTCATTGCTTCAGGGATCGGATGTTCCAGTAATCTCCCGGAATTCATAAACACATACGGTTTTCATGGTTTGCATGGAAGACTACTTCCGGTTGCTGAAGCTATAAAGTGGGCCAACTCCAAACTCACGGTGATTGGATATGGCGGCGACGGAGACGGCTTCTTTGAGGGTACACAGCACTTCTTCCACGCGGCGAAGAGGAATGTGGACATAACATACATAGTCTCAGACAACCAGATCTTCGGACTTACAACTGGACAGGCTTCGCCAACATCCGAGATTGGTATGGTCACAAAGACAACCCCTAATGGAAACATAGAGAAACCCCTGAACCCCATCGACTTTGCCCTCACAGCGGGAGCAACATTTGTCGCCAGAGGGTTTTCAGGGGACGCCAAGCACCTCAAGGAGATCATAAAGGCAGGCATCCAGCACAAGGGATTCTCTTTCATAGACGTGTTCAGCCCTTGTGTGACTTTCAACAAGATAAACACCTACGACTTCTTCAGGAAGAGAGTTTACCATCTGGAAGGCAATGATCGTAAGGATCTGATGCAGGCACATCGCATAGCACAGGAATTGGGAGACAGGATACCCATTGGAATCCTATATGAGAACTCCGAGAAGATGTACGAGGAATATGATCCTGTGTTGACAAAGGGACCTTTGGTACAGTCACCCCTACATAAGCTGACGCAAAAGGACCTCGAGGAATTCTTGTAATATTTGATTATTATTCATAGTAATTAATAACATGTATTTTTTACTCTTTTTTGATATAACCGACTTTATGATAATGGGCTGATTTAGGACTTTGCAAACAATTAAATAATAAAGTTCACTTCTCTAACTGCATGGAGCTACGGTATTACATCATCCGCAGGTTACTCATTTTTATTCCTACACTTATCGGTCTTCTCCTGATTGTTTTTATCCTTATGCATAGCCTCCCTGTCAGATACCTCACTGGACCTTACGTTACGGGTAGAACGCCTGCGCAAAGGGCCTTAGAGTATGCACAGGCAGTGCAAGCCCTGGGTTTGAATTACCCCCTTCCTGT from Thermoplasmataceae archaeon encodes the following:
- a CDS encoding tRNA (N(6)-L-threonylcarbamoyladenosine(37)-C(2))-methylthiotransferase yields the protein MKIYSESYGCTQSKSETGLYVNSLLGKGGELVTRPEDADLIVMGTCVVIRQTEERMIRRIQDLSQISKVRVMGCLSTVSAGTLSGENVEVANSMDFRNLYTGMLDDIEIREPSIFEGIPINQGCTGSCNFCISHLARGKLLSRHPEKIRNQVIMQLEKGIREVRISSLDTAAYGKDIGLRLNTLIDRIASIEDDFMLRVGMMEPRNTLEILPDLIRSYSSHKVFKFLHLPVQSGDDRILELMNREYPVSDFLKIVGAFRESFPDIALSTDIISGYHGDDEESFEANCRLIGVVRPDVINITRFSPRPYTRDYGSKVPASNLVKRWTKAYTDMHREITREKLHSQIGRVMKVMVTENGKEGTMVGRDMSYRPVVLKGSYARYTKMDVEIVEAAETYLIGKPLFTEDRPRQRSHPSRSLSFS
- a CDS encoding aspartate ammonia-lyase, with the protein product MQRKEKDVLGEVSIDDSKYYGVNTVRAMGNFMITGLTADSDHINSMTIIKKAAASANNKGGKLPDDKKDAIMKACDRILAGEFHEQFVIDLFQAGAGTSYNMNANEVIANVALEVMGKKKGDYAVIHPNDHVNMSQSTNDVYPTMIRVTAVTKAMKYIPEAQRLVDALKKKGEEFRHTVKAGRTHLQDAAPITLGTEFSAYAYALEKDLGEFKTAVDYILELNIGGTAVGTGINTSPGFQKNVVSEIRKFTSLNFRESGNLPGIMEFMTDFSRLMNSVTNAALDITKMANDIRLMYSGPGTGMHEITIPAVQQGSSIMPGKVNPSIAEAMNMICHSIMGAQHALNVSVQAGQFELNVMMPHIDYELNRSIDIMTNGMKMFREKLIEGITANEEVCQEHLSRSFGSAALLNPYLGYDSVAKIVREALTTGKSIKELAVATGKIDEKRFSEIMKGGIPK
- a CDS encoding 2-oxoacid:acceptor oxidoreductase family protein, yielding MKDTEVVIRVAGAAGDGVQSAGLIIAKAFSRSGLYVNTYNYYQSLIRGGQSWYQIRAAHDRVKSQGDGLDVLIALNKDGVERHTNPMINEGGASPLEGIAIFDKGITGFEKRNVTYCAMPLEEIAAKHGKNPLMKNTVAIGALAAAINLNFDIVAGVIAEQFGHKGDVADQNVSAAKEGFDYYSANFKKISKNLQYSGKGKYLMAGGEAVGLGAVSGGLKMYVGYPMTPATSVMHFLASHAKQFDIFLKISEDEISAINMAIGANYAGVRAMTGSSGGGFALMTEAVGMSGMMEV
- a CDS encoding 2-oxoacid:acceptor oxidoreductase subunit alpha codes for the protein DEISAINMAIGANYAGVRAMTGSSGGGFALMTEAVGMSGMMEVPLVVYEAQRSGPSTGLPTKTEQGDLMQVIGASQGDYPKVVFAPRTVEEAFYLTREALNLAERLQIPVFVMSDLYLAEHYETIDDLDLNFKLERGMHAKDNEPDYRRYRYTENGISSRALPGQVGLMHNEDSDEHNEFGAVVSDADTDPTLRKKSMEKRMKKMAIYMKEIPSTDTYKFSDAEYAIVQWGSTQGVVEEAIDSLRSRGIKAGAVEISRVYPLNPDIGKLLSGKKKIIVVENNYSGQMNRLIRSEFLVKTELVTKYDGESFYPGALAEELESIIRRN
- a CDS encoding thiamine pyrophosphate-dependent enzyme translates to MVTIADYRGSVKPDWCPGCGNFAQLSAISGALVELGIEPKDTVIASGIGCSSNLPEFINTYGFHGLHGRLLPVAEAIKWANSKLTVIGYGGDGDGFFEGTQHFFHAAKRNVDITYIVSDNQIFGLTTGQASPTSEIGMVTKTTPNGNIEKPLNPIDFALTAGATFVARGFSGDAKHLKEIIKAGIQHKGFSFIDVFSPCVTFNKINTYDFFRKRVYHLEGNDRKDLMQAHRIAQELGDRIPIGILYENSEKMYEEYDPVLTKGPLVQSPLHKLTQKDLEEFL